Proteins encoded within one genomic window of Humulus lupulus chromosome 1, drHumLupu1.1, whole genome shotgun sequence:
- the LOC133782603 gene encoding uncharacterized protein LOC133782603 — MSEFSMARAKRSGLPSFLLSDLFKFCFFALSHPLYFSYFIFFSPYLFKIFSFLSPLFITTTLLLLAFLTTLSPGFVQENDGADDLSEHKAGFLTFTYQAVLERLSSKVDDNEEEFQHFEELDEVFKIVFETSTLESVGENPADLLEEVVKETCLEAYETPVDKCSILELNKEDEEEEEDRYVDFEKTPVEITQKELVKWCLEEEKELEKFSYKNEDKEVKPWRGVESDKVDPKPEEKEDEEEEDRYVDFEKTPVEITQKEMVEPTMGVETTLKWCLEEETELEKLSYKNEDKEVNPWGVESDKVDPKPEEKEEQFTRNESKNISTATANNYFAGPDHDFDDQNSLKTNVEEEDSQTLATNLGSFGSLRREKEWRRTLACKLFEERHNVDGGGEGMDMLWETYEAESDKKIQAKNSIVKKHGKKGVLEYSDDDDDDEYEDETDGPLCCLQALKFSAGKMNLGMGRPNLVKISKALKGMGWLTRHGKKKSN, encoded by the coding sequence ATGTCTGAATTTTCTATGGCAAGAGCCAAGAGAAGTGGATTACCTAGTTTTCTTCTTTCTGACCTCTTCAAGTTTTGTTTCTTTGCTCTCTCACACCCTCTTTACTTCTCTTACTTCATCTTCTTCTCACCATATCTCTTCaagattttttcttttctttctccacTTTTCATCACCACAACTCTTCTCCTTCTTGCTTTCCTCACTACTCTCTCTCCTGGTTTTGTCCAAGAAAATGATGGTGCTGATGATTTGTCTGAACACAAGGCTGGTTTTCTCACTTTCACTTACCAAGCTGTCTTGGAGAGATTGAGTTCTAAAGTGGATGACAATGAAGAAGAATTTCAGCATTTTGAGgagcttgatgaggttttcaaaattgtgttcgaGACATCTACATTGGAAAGTGTTGGAGAAAACCCTGCTGATCTTTTGGAGGAGGTTGTGAAAGAAACTTGCTTGGAGGCCTATGAAACTCCGGTGGACAAGTGTTCAATTCTCGAGTTAaacaaagaagatgaagaagaagaagaagatcgtTATGTCGATTTCGAGAAAACCCCAGTTGAGATTACTCAGAAGGAGTTGGTGAAATGGTGTTTGGAAGAAGAGAAAGAGTTGGAAAAATTTTCATACAAAAATGAAGACAAAGAAGTCAAGCCTTGGAGGGGTGTTGAGTCAGATAAAGTTGATCCAAAACcagaagaaaaagaagatgaagaagaagaagatcgtTATGTCGATTTCGAGAAAACCCCAGTTGAGATTACTCAGAAGGAGATGGTGGAGCCAACTATGGGAGTAGAGACTACACTGAAATGGTGTTTGGAAGAAGAGACAGAGTTGGAAAAATTGTCATACAAAAATGAAGACAAAGAAGTCAATCCTTGGGGTGTTGAGTCAGATAAAGTTGATCCAAAAccagaagaaaaagaagaacagTTCACAAGAAACGAATCCAAGAACATAAGTACTGCTACTGCTAACAACTATTTTGCAGGTCCTGACCATGATTTTGATGATCAAAACTCATTGAAAACTAATGTGGAGGAAGAGGATTCTCAAACATTGGCTACCAATCTTGGAAGTTTTGGTTCATTGAGGAGAGAAAAAGAGTGGAGAAGAACTTTGGCTTGTAAACTCTTTGAGGAGAGACACAATGTGGATGGAGGAGGGGAAGGCATGGACATGCTTTGGGAGACATATGAGGCTGAATCAGACAAGAAAATTCAGGCCAAGAACAGCATAGTAAAGAAGCATGGAAAGAAAGGTGTGCTTGAGTacagtgatgatgatgatgatgatgagtatGAAGATGAGACAGATGGGCCATTATGCTGTTTACAGGCCTTGAAATTCTCAGCAGGGAAGATGAATTTAGGCATGGGAAGGCCTAATCTTGTCAAGATCTCCAAGGCATTGAAAGGAATGGGATGGCTCACCAGGCATGGCAAGAAGAAGAGCAATTGA